One window of Corynebacterium doosanense CAU 212 = DSM 45436 genomic DNA carries:
- a CDS encoding NUDIX hydrolase, producing the protein MTDNDNASEARSGGSSEATGAQKGQRRRGRRRSRRRGQSPQQAQQGNSQQGQSVPQPEPAPKSGGEESGGESTNRPRQRRRRSSRGGKNRGNQANRPRNQQSQQNPQETATQPAAETAGAGAETRSSRGGQNRRTGTKGGNEYRRGQSSHRQRQGQGQGQVQHNRNTSANRHRGPDTSRMVTRDETSAGGLVMSGLAEAVGTNGDVDLSRIYVALIGRLDRRGRLLWSMPKGHVEPGEGHAATAEREVWEETGISGTVITELGVIDYWFVSDGVRIHKTVHHHLLRYADGDLNDEDPEVTEVAWIPASELIEHLAYADERKLARIAHDRLPDLARQEKAEGRATPR; encoded by the coding sequence ATGACTGACAACGACAATGCCTCTGAGGCCCGCTCCGGCGGGTCGTCGGAGGCCACGGGCGCCCAGAAGGGACAGCGACGTCGCGGACGACGCCGCTCCCGCCGTCGTGGCCAGTCGCCCCAGCAGGCCCAGCAGGGCAACTCCCAGCAGGGCCAGAGCGTGCCGCAGCCGGAGCCCGCCCCGAAATCCGGCGGGGAAGAATCCGGCGGCGAGTCGACGAATCGCCCGCGACAGCGTCGCCGCCGGTCCAGCCGGGGCGGCAAGAACCGGGGCAACCAGGCGAACCGCCCCAGAAACCAGCAGAGCCAGCAGAACCCCCAGGAGACCGCGACGCAGCCGGCCGCGGAAACCGCCGGTGCCGGTGCGGAAACCCGCTCCTCCCGGGGCGGGCAGAACCGCCGCACCGGCACCAAGGGCGGGAACGAGTACCGGCGCGGCCAGTCCTCCCACCGGCAGCGGCAGGGCCAGGGGCAGGGCCAGGTCCAGCACAACCGCAACACCTCGGCGAACCGTCACCGCGGGCCCGACACGTCGCGGATGGTCACGCGGGACGAGACCTCGGCGGGAGGGCTGGTCATGTCCGGCCTCGCGGAGGCTGTCGGCACGAACGGGGACGTCGATCTCTCCCGCATCTACGTCGCTCTCATCGGTCGGCTCGACCGACGTGGCCGCCTGCTGTGGTCCATGCCCAAGGGGCACGTGGAACCGGGGGAGGGCCATGCCGCGACCGCGGAGCGTGAGGTCTGGGAGGAGACGGGCATCAGCGGAACGGTGATCACCGAGCTCGGTGTCATCGACTACTGGTTCGTGTCCGACGGGGTGCGCATCCACAAGACGGTGCACCACCACCTGCTGCGCTACGCCGACGGTGACCTCAACGACGAGGATCCCGAGGTCACGGAGGTGGCGTGGATCCCCGCCTCGGAGCTTATCGAGCACCTGGCCTACGCCGACGAGCGCAAACTCGCCCGCATCGCCCATGACCGGCTCCCGGACCTCGCCCGGCAAGAGAAAGCTGAGGGAAGGGCCACCCCCCGGTGA